A stretch of Anaeromyxobacter dehalogenans 2CP-1 DNA encodes these proteins:
- the prpR gene encoding propionate catabolism operon regulatory protein PrpR, whose product MTPADRRPIVWAFSTSRLRHVFESVAPLMADVAEVRVFDKGFEEALQVARELRQAGEEVDAFVAAGTNGAYLRDHADVPVVVVTASTVDALQALVQARKLSKRIGVVNFRRTVAGLEGVHLIDDTVIEQRPYVTPEEGQAAVDDLSARGFKVIVGPGPICSVAERSGLRAVLLYGQDSLEEAIRQAAEVARIARVEGSRRTHLQAMFQHLEVGVVAVDTEERIQAINPALQRLLGVTAAEVQGRKLSAVAPELAMGPVLEGGPPEVEAVQRIGVAAAVVSRFPLHEHGVLRGAVLTCQPAAMVQRLERGLRSTHRPPRFVARYALSGLVGESPAMVRLRELAGRYARTDATVLITGESGTGKEMVAQGIHGASRRRDRPFVAVNCAAFPETLLEAELFGYEEGAFTGSRRGGRPGLFEAAHTGTLFLDEIGDVPVTLQTRLLRVLQERQVLRLGSNDPTPVDVRVIAATHRDLRQAIARGEFREDLYYRLDILPLHLPPLRERGEADVELIASDLLKRALLRHGAADAHRRALSMVLPRLRGHAWPGNVRELENVLERVAVLFADRDPRARVTEEELAAVMPEVADPTARAAAPTAPSAVAPPIDLRLARAAQERVLIERTVAECGGNQAEAARRLGIGRTTLYRKLGRVRA is encoded by the coding sequence GTGACCCCCGCCGACCGCCGCCCCATCGTCTGGGCGTTCAGCACGAGCCGACTCCGGCACGTGTTCGAGAGCGTCGCGCCCTTGATGGCGGACGTGGCCGAGGTCCGGGTCTTCGACAAGGGGTTCGAGGAGGCGCTCCAGGTCGCGCGCGAGCTCCGGCAGGCCGGCGAGGAGGTGGACGCGTTCGTGGCGGCCGGCACCAACGGCGCCTACCTGCGCGACCACGCGGACGTGCCGGTGGTGGTGGTGACCGCCTCGACCGTGGACGCGCTCCAGGCGCTGGTGCAGGCGCGCAAGCTCTCGAAGCGCATCGGCGTGGTGAACTTCCGGCGCACGGTGGCGGGCCTCGAGGGCGTGCACCTCATCGACGACACCGTCATCGAGCAGCGGCCCTACGTGACGCCGGAGGAAGGGCAGGCCGCGGTGGACGACCTCTCCGCGCGCGGCTTCAAGGTCATCGTCGGCCCGGGGCCCATCTGCTCGGTCGCGGAGCGCTCCGGCCTGCGCGCCGTGCTGCTGTACGGCCAGGACTCGCTGGAAGAGGCGATCCGCCAGGCCGCCGAGGTGGCGCGCATCGCGCGCGTCGAGGGCTCGCGGCGCACACACCTCCAGGCGATGTTCCAGCACCTCGAGGTCGGGGTGGTGGCGGTGGACACCGAGGAGCGCATCCAGGCCATCAACCCGGCGCTGCAGCGGCTGCTCGGCGTCACCGCGGCCGAGGTGCAGGGGCGCAAGCTCTCCGCGGTCGCGCCCGAGCTGGCCATGGGCCCGGTGCTGGAGGGCGGCCCGCCGGAGGTCGAGGCGGTGCAGCGCATCGGCGTCGCCGCCGCGGTGGTGAGCCGGTTCCCGCTGCACGAGCACGGCGTCCTGCGCGGCGCGGTGCTCACCTGCCAGCCCGCCGCGATGGTCCAGCGGCTCGAGCGCGGGCTCCGCTCCACGCACCGCCCGCCGCGGTTCGTGGCGCGGTACGCGCTCTCCGGCCTGGTGGGCGAGTCGCCGGCGATGGTCCGGCTGCGCGAGCTCGCCGGCCGCTACGCGCGCACCGACGCCACCGTGCTCATCACCGGCGAGAGCGGCACCGGCAAGGAGATGGTGGCGCAGGGCATCCACGGCGCGAGCCGCCGGCGCGACCGGCCGTTCGTGGCGGTGAACTGCGCCGCGTTCCCGGAGACGCTGCTCGAGGCCGAGCTGTTCGGCTACGAGGAGGGCGCGTTCACCGGCTCGCGGCGCGGCGGGCGCCCCGGCCTGTTCGAGGCGGCGCACACCGGCACGCTGTTCCTCGACGAGATCGGCGACGTGCCGGTCACGCTGCAGACGCGGCTCCTGCGCGTCCTGCAGGAGCGGCAGGTGCTCCGGCTCGGCAGCAACGATCCCACCCCGGTGGACGTGCGCGTCATCGCCGCGACGCACCGCGACCTCCGGCAGGCCATCGCGCGCGGCGAGTTCCGCGAGGACCTCTACTACCGCCTCGACATCCTCCCGCTGCACCTGCCGCCGCTGCGCGAGCGGGGCGAGGCGGACGTCGAGCTCATCGCCTCCGACCTGCTGAAGCGCGCCCTCCTCCGCCATGGCGCCGCCGACGCGCACCGGCGCGCGCTCTCCATGGTGCTGCCGCGGCTGCGCGGACACGCCTGGCCCGGGAACGTGCGCGAGCTCGAGAACGTGCTCGAGCGCGTGGCGGTGCTGTTCGCGGACCGCGACCCGCGCGCGCGCGTGACCGAGGAGGAGCTCGCCGCGGTGATGCCGGAGGTCGCGGATCCGACCGCCCGCGCCGCCGCGCCCACCGCTCCCTCCGCGGTCGCCCCGCCCATCGACCTCCGCCTCGCCCGCGCCGCCCAGGAGCGGGTCCTCATCGAGCGGACCGTGGCCGAGTGCGGCGGCAACCAGGCCGAGGCCGCCCGCCGGCTCGGCATCGGGCGGACCACGCTGTACCGGAAGCTCGGGAGGGTCAGGGCGTAG